One segment of Marinobacter sediminum DNA contains the following:
- a CDS encoding MerR family transcriptional regulator, translating to MVKKETYSISELAKEFDVTTRSIRFYEDQELLKPSRRGQTRIFSSKDRVRLKLILRGKRMGFSLSETKELFDLWDETLSGNEKQLLLMLETLSRKRAQLEQQKNDIAMAEMEMDTAESRCHEALAELQKKKKEQQMPANDEQTTTAGQR from the coding sequence ATGGTTAAAAAAGAAACATACAGCATAAGCGAGCTCGCCAAGGAGTTCGACGTGACGACCCGGAGCATCCGGTTCTACGAGGATCAGGAGCTGCTCAAGCCCTCGCGTCGGGGACAAACACGGATTTTCAGCTCCAAGGATCGCGTCCGCCTCAAACTGATCCTTCGGGGCAAACGAATGGGCTTCTCCCTCTCGGAGACTAAAGAACTCTTCGACCTCTGGGACGAAACCCTCAGTGGCAATGAAAAACAGTTGCTCCTGATGCTGGAGACCCTGAGCCGCAAGCGGGCCCAGCTGGAACAGCAGAAAAACGATATTGCCATGGCAGAAATGGAAATGGACACCGCCGAATCACGGTGTCATGAAGCGCTGGCCGAGCTGCAAAAGAAAAAGAAGGAACAGCAGATGCCGGCGAACGATGAACAGACAACGACTGCGGGACAGCGTTAG